A genomic window from Nomascus leucogenys isolate Asia chromosome 10, Asia_NLE_v1, whole genome shotgun sequence includes:
- the LOC100582668 gene encoding zinc finger and SCAN domain-containing protein 5B isoform X2, which translates to MAANWTLSCGQGGPCNRPESELPRPVASPGTRLGNHDRNPETCHVNFRMFSCPEESDPVQALRKLTELCHLWLRPDLHTKEQILDMLVMEQFMISMPQELQVFVKVNGVQSCKDLEDLLRNNRRPKKWSVVNLLGKEYLMLDSDVEMAEAPTSVRDDQRGVSSQRVSSVNHMRLEEGQARRELQTLPRVPALSRSQGEDFLLHKSIDTKGDPKSPRPKQTLEKDLKENREENPGLTSPAPQLPNSPSVVGAKEGKEPQKIASVENVDADTPAACVVEREASTHSGSRGDALNLRGPKRSKPDASSISQEEPQGEVTPVGTSESPGQAEINPVHSAGPTSPGSRPSGQEVKALPPFACEVCNKSFKYFSQLRIHRRSHTGDRPFQCDLCRKRFLQPSDLRVHQRIHTGERPYTCDVCQKRFAHESTLQGHKRIHTGERPFKCKYCSKVFSHKGNLNVHQRTHSGEKPYKCPICQKAFRQLGTFKRHLKTHQETTSQ; encoded by the exons ATGGCTGCAAATTGGACACTGTCATGCGGTCAGGGAGGACCCTGCAACCGCCCTGAGTCAGAGCTGCCACGGCCTGTGGCATCCCCAGGAACTCGACTTGGAAATCACGACAGGAACCCTGAGACTTGTCACGTGAACTTCAGGATGTTCAGCTGCCCGGAGGAGTCGGACCCCGTCCAGGCTCTGAGGAAACTCACTGAGCTGTGCCATCTGTGGCTGAGGCCCGACCTCCACACCAAAGAGCAGATCCTGGACATGCTGGTGATGGAGCAGTTCATGATCTCCATGCCCCAGGAGCTCCAGGTCTTCGTCAAGGTGAACGGTGTGCAGAGCTGCAAAGACCTGGAGGACCTGCTACGAAATAACAGAAGACCCAAGAAATGG TCTGTGGTCAACTTGCTTGGCAAAGAATATCTTATGCTGGACTCAGATGTCGAGATGGCTGAAGCCCCCACCAGTGTCAGAGATGATCAGAGAGGTGTGTCCAGCCAGCGGGTCTCCTCTGTGAACCACATGCGTCTGGAGGAAGGCCAGGCCCGCCGAGAGCTGCAGACCCTACCCAGGGTCCCTGCACTGTCCAGGAGCCAG GGAGAGGACTTTCTGCTACACAAGAGTATTGACACGAAAGGTGACCCAAAGTCTCCGAGACCCAAGCAGACCTTGGAGAAGGATCTGAAGGAAAACAGGGAAGAGAACCCAGGACTGACATCCCCAGCGCCTCAGCTTCCAAACAGTCCCA GTGTGGTGGGAGCTAAGGAGGGGAAGGAACCCCAGAAAATAGCCTCTGTGGAAAATGTGGATGCTGACACACCTGCTGCCTGCGTTGTGGAGAGAGAAGCTTCGACTCACAGCGGGAGCAGAGGAGACGCTCTGAATCTGAGAGGTCCCAAAAGAAGCAAACCAGACGCCTCCTCCATTTCCCAAGAAGAGCCTCAAGGAGAAGTCACACCTGTGGGCACCAGTGAATCCCCGGGACAAGCTGAGATCAATCCAGTTCATTCCGCAGGCCCTACGAGCCCAGGCAGTCGCCCCAGTGGCCAAGAAGTCAAGGCCCTGCCGCCCTTTGCATGTGAAGTGTGCAATAAATCATTTAAGTATTTTTCCCAGCTGCGTATCCACAGGAGGTCACACACAGGAGACAGACCCTTTCAGTGTGATCTCTGTCGGAAGCGCTTCTTGCAGCCGTCAGACCTCCGAGTTCACCAGCGAATCCACACTGGCGAGAGGCCCTACACGTGTGACGTCTGCCAAAAGCGGTTCGCCCACGAGTCCACCTTACAGGGACACAAGAGGATCCACACCGGGGAGAGGCCGTTCAAATGTAAATACTGCAGCAAAGTTTTCAGCCACAAGGGGAACCTGAATGTTCACCAGCGCACCCACTCCGGAGAGAAGCCCTACAAATGTCCCATATGTCAAAAGGCCTTCCGTCAGCTGGGGACATTCAAGCGTCACCTGAAAACACACCAGGAAACCACCTCCCAGTGA
- the LOC100582668 gene encoding zinc finger and SCAN domain-containing protein 5B isoform X1, producing MAANWTLSCGQGGPCNRPESELPRPVASPGTRLGNHDRNPETCHVNFRMFSCPEESDPVQALRKLTELCHLWLRPDLHTKEQILDMLVMEQFMISMPQELQVFVKVNGVQSCKDLEDLLRNNRRPKKWSVVNLLGKEYLMLDSDVEMAEAPTSVRDDQRGVSSQRVSSVNHMRLEEGQARRELQTLPRVPALSRSQGEDFLLHKSIDTKGDPKSPRPKQTLEKDLKENREENPGLTSPAPQLPNSPTGVVGAKEGKEPQKIASVENVDADTPAACVVEREASTHSGSRGDALNLRGPKRSKPDASSISQEEPQGEVTPVGTSESPGQAEINPVHSAGPTSPGSRPSGQEVKALPPFACEVCNKSFKYFSQLRIHRRSHTGDRPFQCDLCRKRFLQPSDLRVHQRIHTGERPYTCDVCQKRFAHESTLQGHKRIHTGERPFKCKYCSKVFSHKGNLNVHQRTHSGEKPYKCPICQKAFRQLGTFKRHLKTHQETTSQ from the exons ATGGCTGCAAATTGGACACTGTCATGCGGTCAGGGAGGACCCTGCAACCGCCCTGAGTCAGAGCTGCCACGGCCTGTGGCATCCCCAGGAACTCGACTTGGAAATCACGACAGGAACCCTGAGACTTGTCACGTGAACTTCAGGATGTTCAGCTGCCCGGAGGAGTCGGACCCCGTCCAGGCTCTGAGGAAACTCACTGAGCTGTGCCATCTGTGGCTGAGGCCCGACCTCCACACCAAAGAGCAGATCCTGGACATGCTGGTGATGGAGCAGTTCATGATCTCCATGCCCCAGGAGCTCCAGGTCTTCGTCAAGGTGAACGGTGTGCAGAGCTGCAAAGACCTGGAGGACCTGCTACGAAATAACAGAAGACCCAAGAAATGG TCTGTGGTCAACTTGCTTGGCAAAGAATATCTTATGCTGGACTCAGATGTCGAGATGGCTGAAGCCCCCACCAGTGTCAGAGATGATCAGAGAGGTGTGTCCAGCCAGCGGGTCTCCTCTGTGAACCACATGCGTCTGGAGGAAGGCCAGGCCCGCCGAGAGCTGCAGACCCTACCCAGGGTCCCTGCACTGTCCAGGAGCCAG GGAGAGGACTTTCTGCTACACAAGAGTATTGACACGAAAGGTGACCCAAAGTCTCCGAGACCCAAGCAGACCTTGGAGAAGGATCTGAAGGAAAACAGGGAAGAGAACCCAGGACTGACATCCCCAGCGCCTCAGCTTCCAAACAGTCCCA CAGGTGTGGTGGGAGCTAAGGAGGGGAAGGAACCCCAGAAAATAGCCTCTGTGGAAAATGTGGATGCTGACACACCTGCTGCCTGCGTTGTGGAGAGAGAAGCTTCGACTCACAGCGGGAGCAGAGGAGACGCTCTGAATCTGAGAGGTCCCAAAAGAAGCAAACCAGACGCCTCCTCCATTTCCCAAGAAGAGCCTCAAGGAGAAGTCACACCTGTGGGCACCAGTGAATCCCCGGGACAAGCTGAGATCAATCCAGTTCATTCCGCAGGCCCTACGAGCCCAGGCAGTCGCCCCAGTGGCCAAGAAGTCAAGGCCCTGCCGCCCTTTGCATGTGAAGTGTGCAATAAATCATTTAAGTATTTTTCCCAGCTGCGTATCCACAGGAGGTCACACACAGGAGACAGACCCTTTCAGTGTGATCTCTGTCGGAAGCGCTTCTTGCAGCCGTCAGACCTCCGAGTTCACCAGCGAATCCACACTGGCGAGAGGCCCTACACGTGTGACGTCTGCCAAAAGCGGTTCGCCCACGAGTCCACCTTACAGGGACACAAGAGGATCCACACCGGGGAGAGGCCGTTCAAATGTAAATACTGCAGCAAAGTTTTCAGCCACAAGGGGAACCTGAATGTTCACCAGCGCACCCACTCCGGAGAGAAGCCCTACAAATGTCCCATATGTCAAAAGGCCTTCCGTCAGCTGGGGACATTCAAGCGTCACCTGAAAACACACCAGGAAACCACCTCCCAGTGA
- the LOC100601688 gene encoding putative zinc finger and SCAN domain-containing protein 5C, which yields MAANCTPSWGQGGSCHSPGSEPRRSMPSPATQPGNHDSDPETCHMNFRMFSCPKESDPVQALRKLTELCHLWVRPDLHTKEQILDMLVMEQFMISMPQELQVLVMMNGVQSCKDLEDLLRNNRRHKKWSVVNLLGKEYLMQESDVEMAEAPASVRDDQRGVSSQRASSVNHMRPGEGQARRELQTLPRVPALSRRQEEDFLLPETIVMKGDPKALRPKPTLEKDLEEDREENSGLTSPEPQLPNSPTGVVGAKEGKEPQKIASVENVDADTPSACVVEREASIHSGSRGDALNLRDLKRSKPDASSISQKEPQGEATPVGNRDSLGQAEINSVYSPGPAGPVSHLDGREVKLLPFACEVCSKRFKYRGKLAIHMRSHTGERLFQCNLCGKRFMQHIGLQYHQRVHTGERPYTCDVCQKQFTQKSYLKCHKRSHTGEKPFKCKDCSKVFTYKANLKDHQRIHSGEKPYKCSKCPRAFGRPTTLRRHQKTHPEATSQ from the exons ATGGCTGCAAATTGCACACCCTCATGGGGTCAGGGAGGATCCTGCCACAGCCCTGGGTCAGAGCCACGACGGTCCATGCCATCCCCAGCAACTCAACCTGGAAATCATGACAGTGATCCTGAGACTTGTCACATGAACTTCAGGATGTTCAGCTGCCCGAAGGAGTCGGACCCCGTCCAGGCTCTGAGGAAACTCACTGAGCTGTGCCATCTGTGGGTGAGGCCCGACCTCCACACCAAAGAGCAGATCCTGGACATGCTGGTGATGGAGCAGTTCATGATCTCCATGCCCCAGGAGCTCCAGGTCTTAGTCATGATGAACGGTGTGCAGAGCTGCAAAGACCTGGAGGACCTGCTACGAAATAACAGAAGACACAAGAAATGG TCTGTAGTCAACTTGCTTGGCAAGGAATATCTTATGCAGGAATCAGATGTCGAGATGGCTGAAGCCCCCGCCAGTGTCAGAGATGATCAGAGAGGTGTGTCCAGCCAGCGGGCCTCCTCTGTGAACCACATGCGTCCGGGGGAAGGCCAGGCCCGCCGAGAGCTGCAGACCCTGCCCAGGGTCCCTGCACTGTCCAGGAGGCAG GAAGAGGACTTCCTGCTGCCAGAGACTATTGTCATGAAAGGTGACCCTAAGGCTCTGAGACCCAAGCCGACCTTGGAGAAGGACCtggaggaagacagggaggagAACTCAGGACTTACATCCCCAGAGCCTCAGCTTCCAAACAGTCCCA CAGGTGTGGTGGGAGCTAAGGAGGGGAAGGAACCCCAGAAAATAGCCTCTGTGGAAAATGTGGATGCTGACACACCTTCTGCCTGCGTTGTGGAGAGAGAAGCTTCGATTCACAGCGGGAGCAGAGGAGACGCTCTGAATCTGAGAGATCTCAAAAGAAGCAAACCAGACGCCTCCTCCATTTCCCAAAAAGAGCCTCAAGGAGAAGCCACACCtgtgggcaacagagactccctGGGACAAGCTGAGATAAATTCAGTTTATTCCCCAGGCCCTGCAGGCCCGGTCAGTCACCTGGATGGCCGAGAAGTTAAACTGCTGCCCTTTGCATGTGAGGTGTGCAGTAAGAGGTTTAAGTATCGCGGCAAGCTAGCCATCCACATGAGATCACACACAGGAGAGAGACTCTTTCAATGTAATCTCTGCGGGAAGCGCTTCATGCAGCACATAGGCCTGCAATATCACCAGCGAGTCCACACTGGCGAGAGGCCCTACACGTGTGATGTCTGCCAGAAGCAGTTCACCCAGAAGTCCTATTTGAAGTGTCACAAGAGAAGCCACACAGGGGAGAAGCCCTTCAAATGTAAAGACTGCAGTAAAGTTTTCACCTACAAGGCGAATCTGAAGGACCACCAGCGCATCCACTccggagagaaaccctacaaatgttcCAAGTGTCCAAGAGCCTTCGGTCGGCCGACGACCTTAAGACGCCACCAGAAAACACATCCAGAAGCCACTTCACAGTGA